Proteins co-encoded in one Dasypus novemcinctus isolate mDasNov1 chromosome 6, mDasNov1.1.hap2, whole genome shotgun sequence genomic window:
- the LOC131278868 gene encoding uncharacterized protein yields MKEMERKCLGDTWADTGQGLPLLHAIQRASTQTCSILNQQAQGGATGAARGGQNGVPQLRFPPEGDLAGAEKPSTLQASAGPSKRSLDLPSPRSVSHTRTCTRTPHPAHLHPHPAPRTRTHTPHPHPAPAPAPAPRTPHTCTRTPHPAPAPTPRTRTRTRTPHPAPAPAPRTRTPHPYPAPTPRTRTRTRTPHPAPAPSPRTPAPRTPHPAPRTPHTHPHPAPRTLTPHTCTPHPAPRTPHPHPAHPHPAPRTPHPAPRTRTLTPLPAPRTPHPAPRTPHTCTPHPAPVPRTRTRTPHPAPSPRTPHTHPHPTPRTPHPAPRIPHPHHAPRTPAPAPRTRTLTPHPAPRTLTPLPAPAPSPRSPHPHPAHLHPAPRPRTRTLTPLPAPASRTLAPRTPHPHPAPRTLHTRTRTPHTCTPHPAPRIPHPHHTPRTPHPYPAHAPAPHTPHPHPAPRTRTPHTCTPHPAPCTPHPHPHPAHAPRTRTRTPHPAPTPRTLHPHPVPPTRTPRPAHPHPAPAPRTPAPAPRTPAPRTRTPHPHPHPAPRTPHTCTRTPHPHPLPAPRTPHPHPTPAPAPRTPHPAPRTPHTCTRTPHPHPHPAPRTPHPHPAPRTRTPHPAPAPSPRTPAPAPRTPAPRTPHPHPTPRTRTLAPHTRTYTPHPHPHTCTRTRTCTRTPHPHPAPAPRAPAPCTPHPHPAPRTLTPHPAPLPRTHTPHPAPLPHTPAPRTHTPHPAPTPAPRTPHTRTPHTCTLTPHPHPAPRTPHTRARTHTRHPRPVPGSAHSCQHEGHVPTFLPPPGS; encoded by the exons atgaaggaaatggaaaggaagtgCCTGGGGGACACTTGGGCAGACACGGGTCAGGGGCTCCCGCTCCTGCACGCCATCCAGCGAGCATCCACCCAGACCTGCTCCATCCTCAACCAGCAGGCCCAGGGCGGGGCCACAGGGGCAGCCCGGGGCGGGCAGAATGGGGTCCCGCAGCTCCGCTTCCCGCC CGAAGGTGACCTTGCGGGTGCCGAGAAGCCCTCGACGCTCCAAGCTTCTGCAGGTCCCAGCAAACGCTCCCTGGACCTTCCCAGCCCAC GCTCCGTTTCCCACACCCGCACCTGCACCCGCACCCCGCACCCCGCACACCTGCACCCGCACCCCGCACCCCGCACCCGCACCCACACCCCGCACCCGCACCCCGCACCCGCACCCGCACCCGCACCCCGCACCCCGCACACCTGCACCCGCACCCCGCACCCCGCACCCGCACCCACACCCCGCACCCGCACCCGCACCCGCACCCCACACCCCGCACCCGCACCCGCACCCCGCACCCGCACCCCGCACCCGTACCCCGCACCCACACCCCGCACCCGCACCCGCACCCGCACCCCACACCCCGCACCCGCACCCTCACCCCGCACACCTGCACCCCGCACCCCGCACCCCGCACCCCGCACCCCGCACACGCACCCGCACCCCGCACCCCGCACCCTCACCCCGCACACCTGCACCCCGCACCCCGCACCCCGCACCCCGCACCCGCACCCCGCACACCCGCACCCCGCACCCCGCACCCCGCACCCTGCACCCCGCACCCGCACCCTCACCCCGCTCCCCGCACCCCGCACCCCGCACCCCGCACCCCGCACCCCGCACACCTGCACCCCGCACCCCGCACCCGTACCCCGCACCCGCACCCGCACCCCGCACCCCGCACCCTCACCCCGCACCCCGCACACGCACCCGCACCCCACACCCCGCACCCCGCACCCCGCACCCCGCATCCCGCACCCGCACCACGCACCCCGCACACCTGCACCCGCACCCCGCACCCGCACCCTCACCCCACACCCTGCACCCCGCACCCTCACCCCGCTCCCCGCACCCGCACCCTCACCCCGCTCCCCGCACCCTCACCCCGCACACCTGCACCCCGCACCCCGCCCCCGCACCCGCACCCTCACCCCGCTCCCCGCACCCGCATCCCGCACACTTGCACCCCGCACCCCGCACCCGCACCCCGCACCCCGCACCCTGCACACCCGCACCCGCACCCCGCACACCTGCACCCCGCACCCCGCACCCCGCATCCCGCACCCGCACCACACACCCCGCACCCCGCACCCGTACCCCGCACACGCACCCGCACCCCACACCCCGCACCCTCACCCCGCTCCCCGCACCCGCACCCCGCACACCTGCACCCCGCACCCCGCACCCTGCACCCCCCACCCGCACCCTCACCCCGCACACGCACCCCGCACCCGCACCCGCACCCCGCACCCCGCACCCACACCCCGCACCCTGCACCCGCACCCCGTACCCCCCACCCGCACCCCTCGCCCCGCACACCCACACCCCGCACCTGCACCCCGCACCCCCGCACCCGCACCCCGCACACCTGCACCCCGCACCCGTACCCCACACCCGCACCCGCACCCCGCACCCCGCACCCCGCACACCTGCACCCGTACCCCGCACCCGCACCCACTCCCCGCACCCCGCACCCCGCACCCTCACCCCACACCCGCACCCGCACCCCGCACCCCGCACCCCGCACCCCGCACCCCGCACACCTGCACCCGTACCCCGCACCCGCACCCACACCCCGCACCCCGCACCCCGCACCCTCACCCCGCTCCCCGCACCCGCACCCCACACCCCGCACCCGCACCCTCGCCCCGCACACCCGCACCCGCACCCCGCACACCTGCACCCCGCACCCCGCATCCTCACCCCACACCCCGCACCCGCACCCTCGCCCCGCACACCCGCACCTACACCCCGCACCCGCACCCACACACCTGCACCCGCACCCGCACCTGCACCCGCACCCCACACCCGCACCCCGCACCCGCACCCCGCGCACCCGCACCCTGCACCCCGCACCCGCACCCCGCACCCCGCACTCTTACCCCGCACCCCGCACCCTTACCCCgcacccacaccccacaccctgCACCCTTACCCCACACACCCGCACCCCGCACCCACACCCCGCACCCCGCACCCACACCCGCACCCCGCACACCGCACACCCGCACCCCGCACACCTGCACCCTCACCCCGCACCCTCACCCCGCACCCCGCACCCCACACACCCGCGCCCGCACCCACACCCGCCATCCCAGGCCCGTCCCTGGCTCAGCGCACTCCTGCCAGCACGAAGGCCACGTCCCGACCTTCCTGCCTCCCCCGGGCTCTTGA